The Thamnophis elegans isolate rThaEle1 chromosome Z, rThaEle1.pri, whole genome shotgun sequence genome contains a region encoding:
- the MOGAT3 gene encoding 2-acylglycerol O-acyltransferase 3 isoform X1, with translation MGGRVAASLPPPPPAGRPEKMILRKQLEALSVLQWVLTFLFFGLFFSLLLIYLLFTSFWSLSVLYFAWWIVDWETPTQGGRRSEWFRCWKLWELHRDYFPIKLVKTAELPPTRNYVLGSHPHGIICAGAFSAFATEACGFSQVFPGLSSSLALLAGLFYLPVYREYMMSAGMVPVSKKSLDFLLQAGPGHAVVIVVGGATESLDCNPGEQRVHLSGRRGFVRLALQHGADLVPVFSFGENDIFRQVQFPEGSRLRRLQLRFKQLVGFAPCLFVGRSLFFSRCWGLLPQPSPITVVVGKPIHVPLRPHPKPQEVDHYHGLYIQALQQLFEEHKGTCGLHPSQQLFIT, from the exons ATGGGCGGGCGGGTGGctgcctctctcccccctcctccccctgcag GTCGGCCAGAGAAGATGATCCTGCGCAAGCAGCTGGAGGCCCTCAGCGTCCTGCAGTGGGTACTCACCTTCCTCTTCTTCG gCCTCTTCTTCTCCCTGCTTCTCATCTACCTGCTCTTCACCTCCTTCTGGTCCCTGAGCGTCCTCTACTTCGCCTGGTGGATTGTGGACTGGGAGACCCCCACTCAAG gaggccgtcgcagcgaGTGGTTCAGGTGCTGGAAGCTCTGGGAGCTGCACAGGGACTATTTCCCCATCAAG CTAGTGAAGACGGCCGAGCTGCCCCCCACCAGGAATTACGTCCTGGGCTCCCACCCCCATGGCATCATCTGTGCGGGGGCCTTTTCTGCCTTCGCCACGGAGGCGTGTGGCTTCTCCCAGGTCTTTCCCGGCCTCAGCTCCAGCCTGGCCCTCCTCGCCGGCCTCTTCTACCTGCCCGTCTATCGCGAGTACATGATGAGCGCAG GGATGGTGCCAGTCAGCAAGAAGTCCCTGGACTTCCTGCTCCAAGCGGGGCCGGGACACGCAGTGGTCATCGTGGTGGGAGGCGCCACAGAGTCCCTGGACTGTAACCCGGGCGAGCAGCGGGTGCATCTCTCGGGCAGGCGAGGCTTCGTGCGGCTTGCACTGCAGCACGG GGCAGACCTCGTCCCCGTTTTCTCCTTCGGAGAGAATGACATTTTCCGGCAGGTGCAGTTCCCCGAGGGCAGCCGCCTCCGCCGTCTCCAGCTTCGCTTCAAGCAGCTGGTCGGCTTCGCTCCCTGCCTTTTCGTGGGGCGCAGCCTCTTTTTCAGCCGCTGCTGGGGGCTCCTGCCCCAGCCCTCCCCCATCACGGTTGTGG TGGGGAAGCCGATCCACGTCCCTTTGCGTCCACACCCTAAACCGCAAGAGGTGGACCACTACCACGGCCTCTACATCCAGGCACTGCAGCAACTCTTCGAGGAGCACAAGGGCACCTGTGGCCTCCACCCCTCGCAGCAGCTCTTCATCACTTAG
- the LOC116522622 gene encoding 2-acylglycerol O-acyltransferase 2-B-like, with amino-acid sequence MWLRFAPLRLPLRRRLQTAAVLQWVFSFLALAQCCLGLFLLLLLGDGWLLALGYAAWLYLDWETPSRGGRRSSWVRGWAVWRYFRDYFPITLVKTAELDPSHNYVFGFHPHGILVAGAFGNFCTEATGFSRLFPGLTPHLLMLPFWFKVPFFRDYIMSGGLVSSEKTSASYLLGHEGGGQVAVIAVGGPPESLDAHPGALTLQLRSRKGFIKTALRHGARLVPVFSFGENELFNQVSNPQGSVIRRLQERLQRAMGLALPLFHARGVFQYSFGLLPFRRPIHTIVGAPIPVPKTPHPSPEAIDALHETYLEKLTQLFEEHKAQYGLPQDKHLLLT; translated from the exons ATGTGGCTCCGTTTCGCCCCGCTGCGCCTGCCGCTCCGGCGGCGCCTCCAAACGGCCGCCGTCCTCCAGTGGGTCTTCTCCTTCCTGGCGCTGG CCCAGTGTTGCCTGGGGCttttcctgctgctgctgctcgggGACGGCTGGCTGCTGGCGCTCGGCTACGCCGCCTGGCTCTACCTGGACTGGGAGACGCCGTCTCGCGGGGGGCGCCGCTCCTCCTGGGTCCGCGGCTGGGCCGTCTGGCGCTACTTCCGCGACTATTTCCCCATCACG CTGGTGAAGACGGcagagctggacccttcccacaaTTACGTCTTCGGCTTCCACCCCCACGGGATCCTGGTGGCCGGCGCCTTTGGGAACTTCTGCACGGAGGCCACGGGGTTCTCCCGGCTCTTCCCGGGACTTACCCCGCATCTCCTGATGCTGCCCTTTTGGTTCAAGGTCCCCTTCTTCCGCGACTACATCATGAGTGGGG GACTGGTATCTTCGGAGAAGACCAGTGCTTCCTACCTCCTTGGCCATGAAGGTGGCGGGCAGGTGGCCGTCATCGCCGTGGGGGGCCCGCCTGAGTCTCTGGATGCTCACCCGGGGGCTCTGACCCTCCAGCTACGCAGTCGCAAAGGCTTCATCAAGACGGCCCTGCGACACGG AGCCCGGCTGGTGCCAGTCTTCTCCTTTGGGGAGAACGAGCTCTTCAATCAGGTCTCCAACCCGCAAGGCTCCGTCATCCGCAGGCTGCAGGAGCGGCTGCAGAGGGCCATggggctggccctgcccctcttCCACGCCCGAGGAGTTTTCCAGTACAGCTTTGGCCTGCTGCCTTTCCGGAGACCCATCCACACCATTG tGGGAGCTCCGATTCCAGTGCCCAAGACGCCCCACCCCTCGCCAGAAGCCATTGATGCGCTGCATGAGACCTACTTGGAGAAGCTGACCCAGCTCTTTGAGGAGCACAAGGCCCAGTATGGGCTGCCCCAAGACAAGCACCTGCTGCTCACCTAG
- the MOGAT3 gene encoding 2-acylglycerol O-acyltransferase 3 isoform X2: MILRKQLEALSVLQWVLTFLFFGLFFSLLLIYLLFTSFWSLSVLYFAWWIVDWETPTQGGRRSEWFRCWKLWELHRDYFPIKLVKTAELPPTRNYVLGSHPHGIICAGAFSAFATEACGFSQVFPGLSSSLALLAGLFYLPVYREYMMSAGMVPVSKKSLDFLLQAGPGHAVVIVVGGATESLDCNPGEQRVHLSGRRGFVRLALQHGADLVPVFSFGENDIFRQVQFPEGSRLRRLQLRFKQLVGFAPCLFVGRSLFFSRCWGLLPQPSPITVVVGKPIHVPLRPHPKPQEVDHYHGLYIQALQQLFEEHKGTCGLHPSQQLFIT; encoded by the exons ATGATCCTGCGCAAGCAGCTGGAGGCCCTCAGCGTCCTGCAGTGGGTACTCACCTTCCTCTTCTTCG gCCTCTTCTTCTCCCTGCTTCTCATCTACCTGCTCTTCACCTCCTTCTGGTCCCTGAGCGTCCTCTACTTCGCCTGGTGGATTGTGGACTGGGAGACCCCCACTCAAG gaggccgtcgcagcgaGTGGTTCAGGTGCTGGAAGCTCTGGGAGCTGCACAGGGACTATTTCCCCATCAAG CTAGTGAAGACGGCCGAGCTGCCCCCCACCAGGAATTACGTCCTGGGCTCCCACCCCCATGGCATCATCTGTGCGGGGGCCTTTTCTGCCTTCGCCACGGAGGCGTGTGGCTTCTCCCAGGTCTTTCCCGGCCTCAGCTCCAGCCTGGCCCTCCTCGCCGGCCTCTTCTACCTGCCCGTCTATCGCGAGTACATGATGAGCGCAG GGATGGTGCCAGTCAGCAAGAAGTCCCTGGACTTCCTGCTCCAAGCGGGGCCGGGACACGCAGTGGTCATCGTGGTGGGAGGCGCCACAGAGTCCCTGGACTGTAACCCGGGCGAGCAGCGGGTGCATCTCTCGGGCAGGCGAGGCTTCGTGCGGCTTGCACTGCAGCACGG GGCAGACCTCGTCCCCGTTTTCTCCTTCGGAGAGAATGACATTTTCCGGCAGGTGCAGTTCCCCGAGGGCAGCCGCCTCCGCCGTCTCCAGCTTCGCTTCAAGCAGCTGGTCGGCTTCGCTCCCTGCCTTTTCGTGGGGCGCAGCCTCTTTTTCAGCCGCTGCTGGGGGCTCCTGCCCCAGCCCTCCCCCATCACGGTTGTGG TGGGGAAGCCGATCCACGTCCCTTTGCGTCCACACCCTAAACCGCAAGAGGTGGACCACTACCACGGCCTCTACATCCAGGCACTGCAGCAACTCTTCGAGGAGCACAAGGGCACCTGTGGCCTCCACCCCTCGCAGCAGCTCTTCATCACTTAG